A window from Citrus sinensis cultivar Valencia sweet orange chromosome 3, DVS_A1.0, whole genome shotgun sequence encodes these proteins:
- the LOC102621687 gene encoding transcription factor PIF1 isoform X1, with the protein MNHCVPDFEFDDDHWIPTSSVLNRPRKSAMAEEDVMELLWQNGPVVLHNQNQRSLKKSQPSFPADQSAPREIPSSHHHQQEQQDHLFMQEDEMASWLHYPLNDTNFDSDFCTDLLYPAPCITSTTTTTATATATPPVRATHVTDSRPQLNTATTVASAPPLRPPIPPPPRRTANFGLFARHMPREVASGPSNSKSVTIRESTVVDSSDTPAPMRSMEGASGVNNNNRCRNTSGAGDAATSSGGGGGGSSGARDLTMCEMTVTSSPGGSSASAEPPAQKPAAEDRKRKGRETDDEYHSEDVELESADAKKQSRGSTSAKRSRAAEVHNLSERRRRDRINEKMRALQELIPRCNKSDKASMLDEAIEYLKSLQLQVQTNYFLQMMSMGCGVVPMMFPGVQQYMPNMGMGIGMGMGMGMDMGMSRPMMPFPNVLAGSAMPTPAAAAHLGPRFPMPPFHMPPVPGPDPSRVQAANHSDPMFNSFGMQNPNQARASNFVDPYQQYLALHRMQLPLQQNQSMVQPNASKPSTSKGAENPENRPSG; encoded by the exons ATGAATCACTGTGTTCCGGATTTTGAGTTCGACGACGATCACTGGATCCCTACTTCTTCAGTTTTAAATCGCCCTAGAAAATCAGCCAT GGCGGAGGAGGATGTTATGGAGCTGCTTTGGCAAAACGGCCCAGTCGTTTTGCATAACCAGAATCAGAGATCCCTCAAGAAATCGCAGCCTTCGTTCCCCGCTGACCAATCAGCTCCTAGAGAGATCCCTTCCTCACACCATCACCAGCAAGAACAACAGGATCACCTGTTTATGCAAGAAGATGAAATGGCTTCTTGGCTTCACTATCCCCTTAATGACACTAATTTTGACTCTGATTTTTGCACCGATCTTCTTTATCCAGCTCCTTGTATTACTTCCACTACCACTACAACCGCCACAGCCACAGCCACGCCTCCGGTTCGTGCCACTCACGTGACAGACTCACGACCTCAGCTGAATACTGCTACTACTGTTGCTTCGGCTCCGCCTTTGAGGCCTCCGATTCCTCCTCCACCGAGGAGGACGGCGAATTTCGGTCTCTTCGCCAGGCACATGCCGAGGGAGGTAGCATCAGGACCGTCCAATTCGAAGAGCGTGACGATCAGAGAATCGACTGTAGTGGACTCCAGCGATACTCCCGCCCCCATGAGGAGTATGGAAGGCGCGTCTGGCgtcaacaataataataggtGCCGGAACACGAGCGGCGCTGGAGATGCGGCTACGTCATCTGGCGGAGGCGGCGGCGGCAGTAGTGGAGCGAGAGATTTGACCATGTGCGAAATGACGGTGACGTCATCACCTGGGGGCTCAAGCGCCAGCGCGGAGCCGCCGGCTCAGAAGCCAGCTGCTGAGGACCGTAAACGTAAAGGGAGGGAAACCGACGACGAATATCACAGCGAG GATGTTGAATTGGAATCTGCTGATGCAAAGAAGCAATCTCGTGGTTCAACATCTGCAAAGAGATCTCGTGCTGCGGAGGTCCACAATCTCTCGGAGAGG AGACGCCGAGATAGGATAAATGAAAAGATGCGGGCTTTGCAAGAACTCATACCTCGTTGCAACAAG TCGGACAAAGCTTCGATGCTGGATGAGGCAATTGAGTACCTGAAATCACTTCAATTGCAAGTCCAG ACTAACTATTTTTTGCAGATGATGTCAATGGGATGTGGCGTGGTTCCCATGATGTTCCCTGGTGTCCAGCAATACATGCCAAACATGGGGATGGGAATTGGAATGGGCATGGGCATGGGCATGGATATGGGAATGAGTCGGCCTATGATGCCATTTCCAAATGTTTTGGCTGGTTCAGCCATGCCAACACCAGCTGCTGCTGCTCATTTAGGTCCAAGGTTTCCAATGCCGCCCTTTCACATGCCACCTGTTCCCGGTCCTGATCCATCCAGAGTCCAAGCTGCCAACCATTCAGATCCCATGTTCAATTCGTTTGGCAtgcaaaatccaaaccaagcACGGGcttcaaattttgttgatCCTTATCAGCAGTATCTTGCCCTTCACCGGATGCAGTTACCTCTTCAACAG AATCAATCAATGGTCCAGCCAAATGCAAGCAAACCAAGCACCAGTAAGGGAGCTGAAAATCCTGAGAATCGCCCATCTG GTTGA
- the LOC102621687 gene encoding transcription factor PIF1 isoform X2 has protein sequence MNHCVPDFEFDDDHWIPTSSVLNRPRKSAMAEEDVMELLWQNGPVVLHNQNQRSLKKSQPSFPADQSAPREIPSSHHHQQEQQDHLFMQEDEMASWLHYPLNDTNFDSDFCTDLLYPAPCITSTTTTTATATATPPVRATHVTDSRPQLNTATTVASAPPLRPPIPPPPRRTANFGLFARHMPREVASGPSNSKSVTIRESTVVDSSDTPAPMRSMEGASGVNNNNRCRNTSGAGDAATSSGGGGGGSSGARDLTMCEMTVTSSPGGSSASAEPPAQKPAAEDRKRKGRETDDEYHSEDVELESADAKKQSRGSTSAKRSRAAEVHNLSERRRRDRINEKMRALQELIPRCNKSDKASMLDEAIEYLKSLQLQVQMMSMGCGVVPMMFPGVQQYMPNMGMGIGMGMGMGMDMGMSRPMMPFPNVLAGSAMPTPAAAAHLGPRFPMPPFHMPPVPGPDPSRVQAANHSDPMFNSFGMQNPNQARASNFVDPYQQYLALHRMQLPLQQNQSMVQPNASKPSTSKGAENPENRPSG, from the exons ATGAATCACTGTGTTCCGGATTTTGAGTTCGACGACGATCACTGGATCCCTACTTCTTCAGTTTTAAATCGCCCTAGAAAATCAGCCAT GGCGGAGGAGGATGTTATGGAGCTGCTTTGGCAAAACGGCCCAGTCGTTTTGCATAACCAGAATCAGAGATCCCTCAAGAAATCGCAGCCTTCGTTCCCCGCTGACCAATCAGCTCCTAGAGAGATCCCTTCCTCACACCATCACCAGCAAGAACAACAGGATCACCTGTTTATGCAAGAAGATGAAATGGCTTCTTGGCTTCACTATCCCCTTAATGACACTAATTTTGACTCTGATTTTTGCACCGATCTTCTTTATCCAGCTCCTTGTATTACTTCCACTACCACTACAACCGCCACAGCCACAGCCACGCCTCCGGTTCGTGCCACTCACGTGACAGACTCACGACCTCAGCTGAATACTGCTACTACTGTTGCTTCGGCTCCGCCTTTGAGGCCTCCGATTCCTCCTCCACCGAGGAGGACGGCGAATTTCGGTCTCTTCGCCAGGCACATGCCGAGGGAGGTAGCATCAGGACCGTCCAATTCGAAGAGCGTGACGATCAGAGAATCGACTGTAGTGGACTCCAGCGATACTCCCGCCCCCATGAGGAGTATGGAAGGCGCGTCTGGCgtcaacaataataataggtGCCGGAACACGAGCGGCGCTGGAGATGCGGCTACGTCATCTGGCGGAGGCGGCGGCGGCAGTAGTGGAGCGAGAGATTTGACCATGTGCGAAATGACGGTGACGTCATCACCTGGGGGCTCAAGCGCCAGCGCGGAGCCGCCGGCTCAGAAGCCAGCTGCTGAGGACCGTAAACGTAAAGGGAGGGAAACCGACGACGAATATCACAGCGAG GATGTTGAATTGGAATCTGCTGATGCAAAGAAGCAATCTCGTGGTTCAACATCTGCAAAGAGATCTCGTGCTGCGGAGGTCCACAATCTCTCGGAGAGG AGACGCCGAGATAGGATAAATGAAAAGATGCGGGCTTTGCAAGAACTCATACCTCGTTGCAACAAG TCGGACAAAGCTTCGATGCTGGATGAGGCAATTGAGTACCTGAAATCACTTCAATTGCAAGTCCAG ATGATGTCAATGGGATGTGGCGTGGTTCCCATGATGTTCCCTGGTGTCCAGCAATACATGCCAAACATGGGGATGGGAATTGGAATGGGCATGGGCATGGGCATGGATATGGGAATGAGTCGGCCTATGATGCCATTTCCAAATGTTTTGGCTGGTTCAGCCATGCCAACACCAGCTGCTGCTGCTCATTTAGGTCCAAGGTTTCCAATGCCGCCCTTTCACATGCCACCTGTTCCCGGTCCTGATCCATCCAGAGTCCAAGCTGCCAACCATTCAGATCCCATGTTCAATTCGTTTGGCAtgcaaaatccaaaccaagcACGGGcttcaaattttgttgatCCTTATCAGCAGTATCTTGCCCTTCACCGGATGCAGTTACCTCTTCAACAG AATCAATCAATGGTCCAGCCAAATGCAAGCAAACCAAGCACCAGTAAGGGAGCTGAAAATCCTGAGAATCGCCCATCTG GTTGA